Proteins from one Carcharodon carcharias isolate sCarCar2 chromosome 19, sCarCar2.pri, whole genome shotgun sequence genomic window:
- the LOC121291450 gene encoding uncharacterized protein LOC121291450 — MQECGALIRAWPARYQNLLQTTGIRVAQIRDENLELFVPQADTRSHVWILFHSHSPIAVVEKLWNYFSDCEAYCLLYKPVGRLYIKDKIKMFAYLIPSCDILVQVLNKEHSSYKQVFKTKVLVHKNASYRLQFGNKNIAKVITITPEDAIVFKHSLCPNVPKTKYMLQLDGCFDDWPLMLQLLQEDKSCLVLNELITEEQLQHENEEYILVRVNGKLHCILRIHSHITYQLFTTEMELTFPGETFNVYYKIKGDVPLLINGQNSIEYLLKHCRVGDIVLEAEEQSPCPRLRGTSKEEDPVLTDLKNKASSQSGSFMPSRIPRSQGRTQQIVETSKHFLQKNKTEIITRLTEVHSIIEELKNKDILNEIEYEKLLTAKHLSDQIRETLNCVIKKGSVAMNYFHDLLHKYHPLLVKDIESKELSVE, encoded by the exons ATGCAGGAATGCGGGGCACTGATTAGGGCCTGGCCTGCGCGATATCAGAACCTACTACAAACCACAGGAA TTCGAGTTGCGCAAATCAGAGATGAAAACCTCGAGTTGTTTGTTCCTCAAGCTGACACCAGATCACATGTCTGGATtctgtttcactcccactctcccatcgCTGTGGTGGAAAAACTCTGGAACTATTTCTCTGACTGTGAGGCCTATTGTTTATTGTACAAACCAGTAGGACGATTATATATAAAGGACAAAATCAAGATGTTTGCATATCTGATTCCCAGCTGTGATATTTTGGTTCAG GTATTGAACAAAGAGCATAGCAGCTATAAACAAGTCTTTAAAACAAAAGTGTTAGTACACAAAAATGCCTCATATAGATTGCAGTTCGGAAATAAGAACATAGCCAAAGTTATCACCATCACCCCCGAG GATGCCATAGTGTTCAAACACTCACTATGTCCTAATGTGCCGAAGACAAAATACATGCTGCAGCTGGATGGGTGTTTCGATGATTGGCCCTTGATGCTTCAACTGCTGCAGGAGGATAAAAGCTGTTTGGTGTTAAATGAGCTCATCACTGAGGAACAATTGCAACATGAAAATGAAG AATACATCTTGGTTAGGGTGAATGGAAAGCTGCACTGCATCCTTAGAATTCACAGTCACATCACCTACCAGCTTTTCACAACCGAAATGGAACTGACTTTCCCAGGAGAGACATTCAACGTATATTATAAAATAAAAG GAGACGTTCCATTGCTGATTAATGGACAGAACAGTATAGAATACCTCCTCAAACACTGCAGGGTGGGGGATATTGTCCTGGAAGCTGAAG AACAGTCTCCTTGCCCCAGGTTGAGGGGGACCAGTAAGGAGGAAGATCCAGTGCTTACCGATCTCAAGAACAAGGCATCCAGTCAGTCAGGGAGCTTCATGCCATCTAGGATCCCAAGATCACAAG GCAGAACGCAACAGATTGTTGAGACATCAAAACACTTCCTGCAGAAAAATAAGACAGAGATCATAACTAGGCTCACTGAAGTCCACAGCATCATTGAGGAATTGAAAAACAAGGATATTCTCAATGAAATTGAATACGAGAAATTGCTCACGGCCAAACATCTTTCAGACCAAATTAGAGAAACACTGAACTGTGTCATAAAAAAGGGAAGCGTTGCAATGAATTATTTTCATGATCTACTTCACAAATACCATCCATTGCTTGTTAAAGACATAGAGAGTAAGGAGTTGTCAGTGGAGTAG